The stretch of DNA TGGCCAGTGCAGGTAGAAGATCTTGCTCTGTCAATGGTTCCTCCTGAGGAATTGACCAGAACTTGGAGATCCCTTGACAACATCTGAATATCCTGGACTTCTGTTCGGCAGTTCCAACTTGCTGGGTTGAGCGGTCTTGTGTTTCCATTAGGATGGCAGTGTCTGGAGCCGCATCAAGCCTTTCCTCTTGGTTATCGTCGGCATTCAGAACTGAATCAAGTATTTTCTCATGTCCAACTTTGGTGTCCAATAGTGGGTTTCCTCTTTTCTGTTGGTTGCCGCATTCCAGAAGCGCAGATACAACCTGAATAATCCCAGGTACAGTTACAGCTCGGATGCTTGTTGCGAGCTCAACGGTGACTTTTGCAGCAAACAATCTAACAGTTGTATCCTGTGGGCTTCTCCAGTCCAGCATGTTGACTAACCTGGCCATCGTTTCCATAGACCCGTTGAGTTTCAAAATGAACCATCTCCTAGCTGGCTGCTTCTGCAGAAGACAGTGCATCATCCGAATCCCATGGCGCTGCATCTTAGGCGTTTCTGAGTTTACAGAATCGACAACAAAGTTGTTGAGGTTGATCTCCTTTGGAGCAAGCACATCCCCCTGCATGTATTTCTCAAAGGCATATGCATAGTAAAGATTGACAGACTCCAGTCCCCACTGACCTCCGAAGCCACCACGACGAGCAAGGGATCTTCGAGGGATGAAAGAAAATAGCTCGAGTATGCAGGCCACACTGTATAGTGTTCCTTGACCAAGCACCATCCCGTAGAATATATTTAGGGATGGTGCAAGGTTTATCTTGGCCCCATCCCCAGGGTCACTATTGTCAATCTTCTTGACATTATCACCGTAGTAGTCTTGTGATACAAGACGTATTAGTGCGAGCACCACGCGCACAATTGCTGCTGGAATCTGTAAATTGCCCAATGACACTATCGCTGCAGCAATTAATTCAATTGTGATAATGCCCAAAGGAAAATCGTCTTGAGAAGCAAAAGGCAACAGCACTCCTGTAGTAAGCATGCACGAATTCAAAATGATTCCATGCCAAAACTCTTGTTTGCTGCCCAGAGCATGATCAACTAGTTTGATTATGCATGGAAACCGCAGCCTGCTGATCGTCAAAAGGAGCAGAACCAGAAATAGTAGTACGGACGCTACCAATTCGGCCATTCGACTGGTGTCAATTCCTTCCTTAGTTATTGCACGGAACAGAATGAGGCCGAGAAATAAAATTGGAACGAAGGGGCCCAATAACGATATGGCACGGCGTAGCAGATCGCCTCTGACTGACGACGTTGCAGGTTCTGGGAACAACCGGACTACTGCAGGTGTAACCAGCAACACCAGTGCAGGCCATGCTGGCAGATTCAAGGAGACCAATAATACGAAAACGCCGGTAAAAATTGCAACCACAGTCAGCCCATTCCATCCAAGAGGTTTTAAAGCACCTCTTGTGTGAAAGAACAATTGGTAATCCAATTTGTTATTGCGGCTAAACATCCTGCAGTACATATGGTGCCATTAAAGAAGGAAGCTACGTATATGTATACAGATAAAAATTACCCGCAGAAAAATATAGATAAAAAATTAAAGGCTCGTAAATCATATTATTATTTTCGAGAAACTTGGTGTGACGACATGCATAACTATATCGATCGATCTGCAACAGGATTACAAGCAGTATAATTTGTATATCGTCGAAATCTATCGTAGTGCATGATGATCGATTTGCTTACCTTGCTGCTTCTAGGAAAACTATGGTGGTTGCGAACCAAAAGTCGCAGTCTTGGCGGAGCACCGTGGGATAGCCCCCCAGCAGGACGACGGTAGCCCAGGTGAAGGCGAGCGTGCCGAAGGCGTTGCCCAGCCGCTCGATCAGCGCGACCGCGCGGACAAAGCCGTTCAGCTGCTTCTCCGGCGGCGTGTCTCCCGTGCCCGCCTGCCCGCCGCCGTGAGCCGACATGCCGACGTGGTGCTCCCCTACGGTGCTCTGGAGCCATGGCTAGCTTGGCGCGCGGGCCGGGAGAGGCTTAAAGTGCAGCTCGCACCCAGGAGTCGCGACGATTCGATGCGACCACTCCTGCTACGCAATAATTAAGTGGATTCAGCCAACGGCTCAAGTCGTCCGGCCGGCTTAAACTTAAGGCCACTTTAGAAAAGCCTACTCCACTCCACCAACCCTACGAAATTATATTACAAACTAGGTAAAAGCCCGTGCGGTGCGGGCACAcaatttttgaacaaaataaaataattttaaataAATATGGTAAGAAGATAATAGATATATTTGTCTAAGTCATAAATTTTAGTAGCAAAATACATATTAATGATGATGGAAAGAAAGTGTATCCAATATGCCAAATATCTTAAACTTCGGGTACAATTTTCTAAGAATCACCTTGTTTAGAGATGAGAAACGGTTGATATTTTACAAGCAGAAAAATATCATAATTTAACAACAACAAAAAACACATAGACGCTCTTGGTTCAGAAAGTCTATGCAGGTCCAACCAGCCAGTCCATCACCTTGTGATCCATCATGCACTAACAAGGCTCTCCGGGGTTAGAGCAGTCCACGACCTCTCCGAGCTCAAACTTGGAGTTCCAGAGAAAGACCTTAAGAGCTGTGAAGCTTTTTCAAGAATAATGCTGGAGATTGCGGATGTCTCATAACCCGACATGTCCAGGTACTCAAACTCCTCTAGGCAATCAAGAAACATTATTATCGCAGAGGTAGACATATCTGAACTTGGTATCTcgggcttctttagctgaggaAGAGAGTTACAGCTTAGCAA from Panicum hallii strain FIL2 chromosome 3, PHallii_v3.1, whole genome shotgun sequence encodes:
- the LOC112883958 gene encoding uncharacterized protein LOC112883958, with product MSAHGGGQAGTGDTPPEKQLNGFVRAVALIERLGNAFGTLAFTWATVVLLGGYPTVLRQDCDFWFATTIVFLEAARMFSRNNKLDYQLFFHTRGALKPLGWNGLTVVAIFTGVFVLLVSLNLPAWPALVLLVTPAVVRLFPEPATSSVRGDLLRRAISLLGPFVPILFLGLILFRAITKEGIDTSRMAELVASVLLFLVLLLLTISRLRFPCIIKLVDHALGSKQEFWHGIILNSCMLTTGVLLPFASQDDFPLGIITIELIAAAIVSLGNLQIPAAIVRVVLALIRLVSQDYYGDNVKKIDNSDPGDGAKINLAPSLNIFYGMVLGQGTLYSVACILELFSFIPRRSLARRGGFGGQWGLESVNLYYAYAFEKYMQGDVLAPKEINLNNFVVDSVNSETPKMQRHGIRMMHCLLQKQPARRWFILKLNGSMETMARLVNMLDWRSPQDTTVRLFAAKVTVELATSIRAVTVPGIIQVVSALLECGNQQKRGNPLLDTKVGHEKILDSVLNADDNQEERLDAAPDTAILMETQDRSTQQVGTAEQKSRIFRCCQGISKFWSIPQEEPLTEQDLLPALAMLILDDLASCDQGNCMEISRASGLIPKIIAFTSCRRSGTTYTDAQRKVLVKSSAKLLHRLTSVEGEIGITLRHMVFKYPFLLRNLAEILGDGTSSQEVRTLVEGIIRNLAIDENARKAIGRIQVIITLLMQAFLKPDRPSSTEADKLLREVAGQALAMLAMDSVNNCVAMLGETGHEFIGVLTSMIHIDRYRCVAASLLRNICHHARPELKEPDLMELSYCLRQALEIILVADEEAELEIFIGLSSQICKVIPRDFARELEDGHLKDIFVKRLVDALNANMEPSTHCPGIRRVILEQAINMMEHDSCYANCFIDRRMAEALSMVEETASEAENYSLFLGDVGLMEARMPLSSLVATAKQLLAIRRS